Below is a genomic region from Gracilimonas sp..
GAAAAGTCCTGCATTTTTAGTTCTGATCCACGTGGAGTTATTAAAAACTTTGGTCTCATTAGGATCAGGAGCACTTTTAATCATGCCTAGATGTTTCATAAGTCTTTGGGTGCCGTCTATGCCTTCTTCAATTCCGGTTTCGTCGTACCGAAGTGATTCTCCGGTTTCGTACACCAGGATTTCTTTTCCCTTTTTATGGGCTGCACTTCGAAAAGACTTGGATATCAGCGAAGAATGCATCATCACCGGAGCACCCATAGCCTTTGCCAGCTCTTTCGCCTTTTTGATTTTAAATGAGCATCGTATTTGTGGATAGTTTGCTCTTGCCGAACCTCCTGTATGGAAATCAATTCCGCAATCAACTTCCGGAATGATCTCTTTCATTAATGTATGTGCCAGTAACTTGGCCAGTGATCCGCCTTTAGCACCAGGAAAGCTTCGGTTAATATCTTTTCCATCCGGTAACCCTCTGGAATTCTGTATGAAACCATAAATGTTTACAATAGGAATGGCGATAACAGTTCCTTTTTCGGGAATAACGATATCACGTTCAATCATCCGGCGTACTATTTCAACACCATTAACTTCATCCCCATGAAGCCCACCTGTAAGCAATAATACGGGGCCATCTTTGGGCGCCCGATAAACCAGTACAGGTAAGTCAATACTCGTGTAAGTGGGCAGCCTGGCTATATTCAGGTTGACAATTCTTTGTTCCCCAAGCCCGATTTTTTGCTTATTAATCGTTATAAAATCAGGCATGTTTTTTCGCTTTTTTCTTGCGTGCAGGATTTTGCT
It encodes:
- a CDS encoding succinylglutamate desuccinylase/aspartoacylase family protein, with protein sequence MPDFITINKQKIGLGEQRIVNLNIARLPTYTSIDLPVLVYRAPKDGPVLLLTGGLHGDEVNGVEIVRRMIERDIVIPEKGTVIAIPIVNIYGFIQNSRGLPDGKDINRSFPGAKGGSLAKLLAHTLMKEIIPEVDCGIDFHTGGSARANYPQIRCSFKIKKAKELAKAMGAPVMMHSSLISKSFRSAAHKKGKEILVYETGESLRYDETGIEEGIDGTQRLMKHLGMIKSAPDPNETKVFNNSTWIRTKNAGLFITKAELGEIFNRRQVLGSIKDPYGELNSRVVAPQDGMVIGLNNCPVVNKGDALIHFAYNK